Within Eggerthella timonensis, the genomic segment CAATGCCTGCTCCATGGCGTGTAAGATGACGAACAACCTGCCCGATGCGAACTGGTGGAGCCGCGTGCTCACCGAGGGCGGCGACGAGATCGACACGCCGGCCGGCATCTTTCCCGACGTGTCCATGCGCTACATCCCCGTCAGCTGCCAGCATTGCGAGAACCCGGCCTGCACGAAGGTGTGCCCCGTGGGCGCCACCTACAAGGATCCTGAGACGGGCGTCGTGCGCCAGGACTACGACAAGTGCATCGGCTGCCGCATGTGCATGGCGGCGTGCCCGTACACCGGCGTGCGCTCGTTCAATTGGGACGAGCCGAAGTATTCCGTCGAGCATGCCGTCGGCGACGCGGACATCGCGCCGCACCAGAAGCACACGGTGGAGAAGTGCACGTTCTGCTACCAGCGCCTCGCGCGCGGCGAAGTGCCCGCCTGCATGGACCTGTGCCTTGCCCGCGCGCGCCACTTCGGCAACCTTGACGACCCGGAGTCGGAGGTGTCGAAGCTCATCAAGGAGCGCTCGTACGAGCAGCTGCTGGCGAGCGAAGGCACGAAGCCGTCCGTGTACTACCTCGTGTAAGGGGGAGAGATCATGACTGAGAACGTATCGGCGGCCCAGCCCGCCAAGGCTCCTGCTGCCAAGTTCGGCGGTAAGGGGCTCACCATCGCCATCGCAGTGGCCGCGATCGTCACGGTGGCGGGCCTGGCCCTGTGGGTGTTCCAGCTCACCGGCGGCATGGTGAACACCAACATGCGCAACCTCGACTCGTGGGGGCTCTACATCACGATGTTCATGTTCCTCGTAGGCCTGTCCGCCGGCGGCCTCATCATCTCGAGCGCGCCGCGCGTGTTCGGGGTGGAGGGCTTCGGCGGCATCTCGAAGATCGCCGTGTGGACGTCCATCTGCTGCACGGTGCTGGCCATCGGCTTCGTGGTGGTCGACCTCGGCCAACCGCTGCGTTTGTGGGAGCTGTTCGCCTACTCGAACCTGGGCTCGCCGCTGATGTGGGACATCATCGTGCTGGGCACGTATCTTATCCTGTCCATCGTGTATTTGTGGGCGATGCTGCGCTTCGAAGGCGGCAAGGGTTCCGCGACGGGCCTGCGCGTCGTGTCGGCCATCGCGCTCGTGTGCGCCGTGCTCGTGCACTCGGTGACGGCTTGGATCTTCGGCCTGCAGCAGGGGCGCGAGATGTGGCACACCGCGCTGCTCGGCCCCTGGTTCGTGTCGTCGGCGCTCGTGTGCGGCGTGGCCCTCGTGCTCGTCGTGGTCATCGCGCTGCGCCGCGCCGGCTATCTGCAGCTCGACCAGAAGCACGTCGTGAAGATGCTGAAGCTGCTGGGCGTGTTCGTGCTGGTGGACTTGTACTTCTTCGGCTGCGACCTCTTGACCGAAGCCTTCCCGGCCGGATCGGGCGCCGACATCGTGGCCATGCTGACCACCGGAGCGCTGGCGCCGTTCTTCTGGATCGAGGTGCTGGGCTGCGCCGCCACCGCCGTGATCGCCTTCACTCCGAAGCTGCGCACGAACCCGCTCATCGTCCTCGCCGCGGTGCTGGCCATCGTGGGCATCTTCTGCAAGCGCGTGCAGCTGCTCGTGGGCGGCTTCCAGATCCCGAACCTCGACATGCCGGCCGTCGTGTCGGGCCCGGGGCTCGCGGATGCGGGCGCGGCGCTGCAGAGCGCGGGCGGTGCGATGGTGTACTTCCCGTCGCCGCTCGAGTTCGGCGTCATGGCAGGCGTCGTCGGGTTGGGCGCGCTTCTGCTCCTGCTGGGCCTTAAGTTCCTGCCGTTGAAGCCCGCCGAGCAGTCGCACTAGATGGGAGCGTCCCATAGGGGGGCTGTCCCCCTATGGGACATTTCGGACGCGAGCCAACGCGCGGGGCGCCTTCCTCCAAGGGCGTCCCGCGCGCAGTGAAGGGGCGGTGCATGCGGTGCTGAGAAAAACGGTCATCACCCTGGTGACGTTCTTCCTCGTGGGGGCCGTGGTGTTCGGCGCCGCAGCCGCCGCGAACCCTGCCGTGGGGCTTCCCCGCGCCATCGAGCCCGATTCGGCCTGTCCGGCAGTGGGCTGCGCGTCGGGGTCGTGCCATGGTTTCGGCGACGTGCCCCAGCCTGACGGCGAGCACGAGATGGTGTGTCCCGAGGCGGGCTGCGCAAGCATGGAGTGCCATGCGTGGGACACCTTGGCGACGCGCTACTACCGGGCGTCCGACGCGAGCCTGAACCTGTGGATCCTGGCGCCGGTGGCCCTCGTCGGGCTGCTCGTCCTGATCGTGCGGAAGCTGTAGGGGGGGCGATGACCGGGTGAAACGGACGCTTCTTATCGATGCCGCAGCGCTCCTCGTGTACGCGGCTGCGGCCACGCCGGCGCTCACGGGCGTGCCCGTGCACGAATGGCTGGGCCTGGCGCTGCTGGTGCCGGTGCTCGTCCATTGCGTGCTGCATGCGGATTGGGTCGCGACCACGCTGGTGCGGCTCGGCCGCGGGGCGGGGCCGGCGCGCGTGGGGCACCTGGCGCTTGACGCGGCGCTCCTCGTCGCGTTCATGGTGGTGCTCGTGTCGGGCCTGGGCATTTCGGGCACCGTGCTGCAGGCGTTCGGCCTGTACGTGGACGGGTACTACGCGTGGGGGCCTCTGCACGCCATCGCGGCGAAGGCGTTGCTCGCCCTATTGCTCGTCCATGTGGCCGTGCATGCGGGGTCGCTGTACAATCTGCTGAAACGACGCGGCGCCCCGAAGGCGCTCGCGCACGACGACGGAGGTTTGAGCGATGAGCACCGATCCGCTTGAGGCGCGGCCCACGCTGCGCGCGTGGCTCGACGAGTACGCCGACATCGAGGCCGACTACCTGGCGCAGCTTGGCCGTTGGGGCATCCGCATCGCGCCGTGCGATGCTGACCCGGACGCCGTTCGCGCGGCGAAGGAGCGCCTGCGCGCCAAGGGCGCGCGCTTCCGCAACGGCGATGCCAGCATCGTGTGCGGCGGGCTGTCGTCGGCGTGCGTGGCCTGCACGGGCGGGCGGGGGAGCAAGACGTTCTTCCTGTCGCTCGCGTGCAACCGTTCCTGCTACTTCTGCTTCAACGCCAACCAGGCCGACTACGCCGACCACCTGCGCCTGAACGACGCATGGCGCGACGAGGTGGACGCGTTCGCCGCCGCGTGCGGCGGCGACGTCACGCACGTGGGGCTGACGGGCGGCGAGCCGCTGCTCCACGCCGACGAGGCCGTGGCGTTCTGCGCCTACGTCCACGAGCGTTTTCCCGATGCGCATATCCGGCTGTACACCGCCGGCGACTTCCTCGACGAGCCGCTGCTCGCGCGCCTGCGCGATGCGGGGCTCGCGGAGCTGCGCATGAGCATCAAGCTCGACGACGGCGAGGACGACATCGACGACGCGCTCGCGCGCCTGGCGCTCGCGACGCGCTTCATACCCGATGTGATGGTGGAGATGCCCGTGGTGCCCGGCACGGGCGAGCGCATGCGCGCCCTGGTGCACGAGCTCGACCGCCTGGGCGCGTTCGGCATCAACCTGCTGGAGTTCTGCTACCCCCTGGGCGCCTGGGACGAGTTCGGGCGCCGCGGCTTCGCGGTGAGGAACCCGCCGTTCCCCGTGCTGTACAACTACGGCTACGCCGGCGGCCTGCCCATCGCGGGCAGCGAGCTTCTGTGCCTCGAGCTGCTGGAATTCGCGCTCGACGAGGGGCTGTCGCTCGGCGTGCACTACTGCTCGCTCGAGAACAAGAACCGCGACCAGATATGCCTGCAGAACGCCGACTGCCTGCCGGGCGACGGCGTGTACGAACGCGACGAGCACGACTTCTTCCTCAAGACGATGAAAGTGTTCGACGGCGACGTGCCCCTCGTGCAGCGCGCGCTCGAAGCGTGCGGCGTCGGCGCGTTCGCGCTGGAGGACGAGGGCCGCAGCCTGGCCTTCC encodes:
- the nrfD gene encoding NrfD/PsrC family molybdoenzyme membrane anchor subunit, encoding MTENVSAAQPAKAPAAKFGGKGLTIAIAVAAIVTVAGLALWVFQLTGGMVNTNMRNLDSWGLYITMFMFLVGLSAGGLIISSAPRVFGVEGFGGISKIAVWTSICCTVLAIGFVVVDLGQPLRLWELFAYSNLGSPLMWDIIVLGTYLILSIVYLWAMLRFEGGKGSATGLRVVSAIALVCAVLVHSVTAWIFGLQQGREMWHTALLGPWFVSSALVCGVALVLVVVIALRRAGYLQLDQKHVVKMLKLLGVFVLVDLYFFGCDLLTEAFPAGSGADIVAMLTTGALAPFFWIEVLGCAATAVIAFTPKLRTNPLIVLAAVLAIVGIFCKRVQLLVGGFQIPNLDMPAVVSGPGLADAGAALQSAGGAMVYFPSPLEFGVMAGVVGLGALLLLLGLKFLPLKPAEQSH
- a CDS encoding DUF4405 domain-containing protein gives rise to the protein MKRTLLIDAAALLVYAAAATPALTGVPVHEWLGLALLVPVLVHCVLHADWVATTLVRLGRGAGPARVGHLALDAALLVAFMVVLVSGLGISGTVLQAFGLYVDGYYAWGPLHAIAAKALLALLLVHVAVHAGSLYNLLKRRGAPKALAHDDGGLSDEHRSA
- a CDS encoding radical SAM protein produces the protein MSTDPLEARPTLRAWLDEYADIEADYLAQLGRWGIRIAPCDADPDAVRAAKERLRAKGARFRNGDASIVCGGLSSACVACTGGRGSKTFFLSLACNRSCYFCFNANQADYADHLRLNDAWRDEVDAFAAACGGDVTHVGLTGGEPLLHADEAVAFCAYVHERFPDAHIRLYTAGDFLDEPLLARLRDAGLAELRMSIKLDDGEDDIDDALARLALATRFIPDVMVEMPVVPGTGERMRALVHELDRLGAFGINLLEFCYPLGAWDEFGRRGFAVRNPPFPVLYNYGYAGGLPIAGSELLCLELLEFALDEGLSLGVHYCSLENKNRDQICLQNADCLPGDGVYERDEHDFFLKTMKVFDGDVPLVQRALEACGVGAFALEDEGRSLAFHPRHAAAVQGLPVVLCRSYNVLEESADGTVVRELKLEPVSC
- a CDS encoding 4Fe-4S dicluster domain-containing protein codes for the protein MAHYGMVIDTKRCVGCNACSMACKMTNNLPDANWWSRVLTEGGDEIDTPAGIFPDVSMRYIPVSCQHCENPACTKVCPVGATYKDPETGVVRQDYDKCIGCRMCMAACPYTGVRSFNWDEPKYSVEHAVGDADIAPHQKHTVEKCTFCYQRLARGEVPACMDLCLARARHFGNLDDPESEVSKLIKERSYEQLLASEGTKPSVYYLV